GCTCATAAATACAATGAAATTCAGGTAGTGTTGGGAATGCTGATCGATTGTGAAGGAAGACCGATCGGTTATGAGCTATATCCTGGGAATACTTTTGATTCCAAAACACTGCTCAAAATCCTAAAGAAATTGAAAGCGCAATTTAATCTAAATAAAGTTATCATTGTTGCTGATAAAGGCATCAATTCCAAACTGAATCTCAAACAGATCAAAGATAATGGATTTGATTATATTGTGAGTGCTCGTATCAAAAACATGAAGAAATCAGTTCAGAAGAAAATTTTATCCGAGAAAGATTACCAAAGGATTTGGAACAACGATCTCAATTATTGGCGGGAAGATTTTGATGAGAAGGATAATCTTTTCACCTATAAAGAATTAGATTACACAAATGTGATAAAGTACATAGATGAAGATCAGCCTGAAGAACAAAAGAGAAATAAATGGATTAGAGAGAAATTACCTGAGAAATTGATTTGCACATTTTCTTCCAAACGGGCTCGAAAAGATGCAAAAGATCGAGAGCGGGCAATCGAGGATGAAAGTTATCATTTGCAATTGCATGAAAAAAGAATATTGGAAGAATCCAAATTTGATGGATTTTATGCGATCCAATGCAGCGATCTTTCGTTGGACCCTCTCAAAGTAATTGATAATTATCATTATCTTTTCAAGGTCGAAGAATCGTTCCGTATCTTGAAATCTACAAAGGAAACTCGTCCGATTTTTCTGTGGAGTCGCAAACATATCGAAGGTCATTTTGTGAGTTGTTTTATTGCTTTCTTGCTTGAGCGTGAGATGGAATTATGTCTGCGAAGAAGAAATGTAGATTTTTCAACAGAAAGGATTAAGCAAGCATTGAATAAAATGGAGTTCAGTGAGATCGTGATAGAAGGTCAGAAATATTTTATGAAAAGCAAACACAACTCATTGGCATCAAAGATATTTGCTGTTCTGAAAATTAAGCAACCATCGAATCTGATGTCGAATAAACAAACAACGGAATATATGGCAAAATTCAAAAATTAATCGTTGAATAAAAGCAAAT
This DNA window, taken from Candidatus Cloacimonadota bacterium, encodes the following:
- a CDS encoding IS1634 family transposase, with translation AHKYNEIQVVLGMLIDCEGRPIGYELYPGNTFDSKTLLKILKKLKAQFNLNKVIIVADKGINSKLNLKQIKDNGFDYIVSARIKNMKKSVQKKILSEKDYQRIWNNDLNYWREDFDEKDNLFTYKELDYTNVIKYIDEDQPEEQKRNKWIREKLPEKLICTFSSKRARKDAKDRERAIEDESYHLQLHEKRILEESKFDGFYAIQCSDLSLDPLKVIDNYHYLFKVEESFRILKSTKETRPIFLWSRKHIEGHFVSCFIAFLLEREMELCLRRRNVDFSTERIKQALNKMEFSEIVIEGQKYFMKSKHNSLASKIFAVLKIKQPSNLMSNKQTTEYMAKFKN